The following proteins are encoded in a genomic region of Pseudodesulfovibrio mercurii:
- a CDS encoding cation diffusion facilitator family transporter has protein sequence MQKASPKRYAIYSIGASILTLVLKFGAWGLTGSVGLLSDATESLVNLTAGVLALTAITIALRPADADHAYGHGKAEYFSSGIEGVLIIVAAFGIGYAAIDRFLSPQELSHLGPGLLLALLSSVINFLVARIMLRAADRFDSITLEADARHLLTDVWTSVGLVAGLAVIIVMPQWKILDPIIAVLMAVNIVFTGLGLLKRSVGGLMDDSLPPEELELIAKAIQSYAGDECTFHGLRTRKSGPKRFIDFHLLVPGSMTVHDSHELCELIEELIHSKLSRAEVTIHVEPLESETSYDGKSVGGACAASLGGDCPMTSPATPTSPASQASPPPPPPPEDESGE, from the coding sequence GTGCAGAAGGCCTCCCCCAAGCGCTACGCCATCTACTCCATCGGGGCCTCCATCCTGACCCTGGTGCTCAAGTTCGGCGCGTGGGGGCTGACCGGCTCCGTGGGGCTGCTCTCGGACGCCACCGAATCCCTGGTCAACTTGACCGCGGGCGTGCTCGCCCTGACGGCCATCACCATCGCCCTGCGCCCGGCCGACGCGGACCACGCCTACGGCCACGGCAAGGCCGAATATTTCTCCAGCGGCATCGAGGGCGTGCTGATCATCGTGGCCGCCTTCGGCATCGGCTACGCGGCCATCGACCGTTTCCTCTCGCCCCAGGAACTGAGCCATCTCGGGCCCGGCCTGCTCCTGGCCCTGCTCTCCTCGGTCATCAATTTCCTGGTCGCCCGGATCATGCTCCGCGCGGCCGACCGCTTCGACTCCATCACCCTGGAGGCGGACGCCCGGCACCTGCTGACCGACGTCTGGACCTCGGTGGGACTGGTGGCCGGGCTGGCCGTGATCATCGTCATGCCCCAATGGAAGATTCTCGACCCGATCATCGCCGTGCTCATGGCCGTGAACATCGTCTTCACCGGCCTGGGCCTGCTCAAGCGGTCCGTGGGCGGACTGATGGACGACTCCCTGCCCCCCGAGGAACTGGAACTCATCGCCAAGGCCATCCAGAGCTACGCCGGGGACGAGTGCACCTTCCACGGGCTCAGGACGCGCAAGTCCGGTCCCAAGCGGTTCATCGACTTCCACCTCCTCGTGCCCGGCTCCATGACCGTGCACGATTCCCACGAACTCTGCGAACTGATTGAAGAGTTGATCCACTCCAAGCTGTCCCGCGCCGAGGTGACCATCCACGTGGAACCGCTGGAAAGCGAGACCTCCTACGACGGCAAGTCCGTGGGCGGGGCCTGTGCGGCCAGCCTGGGCGGCGACTGCCCCATGACCTCCCCGGCAACCCCGACATCTCCGGCCTCCCAGGCCTCTCCGCCGCCCCCTCCCCCGCCCGAAGACGAATCGGGCGAATAG
- a CDS encoding SemiSWEET family sugar transporter encodes MRMDILELLGLLAGCCTTAAFFPQVLHTWRTRSVADLSLRMYLLMTVGVFLWLVYGLFIGSLAVTLANSVTLVLAASILVMKLVYGRPSARDFDHRPK; translated from the coding sequence ATGCGCATGGATATCCTGGAACTCCTCGGCCTTCTGGCCGGATGCTGCACCACGGCGGCCTTTTTCCCGCAGGTCCTGCACACCTGGCGGACCCGCTCCGTGGCGGACCTGTCCCTGCGCATGTACCTGCTGATGACCGTGGGCGTCTTCCTCTGGCTGGTCTACGGCCTCTTCATCGGGTCCCTGGCCGTGACCCTGGCCAACTCGGTCACCCTGGTGCTGGCCGCGTCCATCCTGGTCATGAAGCTGGTCTACGGCAGGCCGTCCGCCAGGGACTTCGACCACCGTCCCAAATAA
- a CDS encoding ribonuclease catalytic domain-containing protein, which produces MAKPISLGPTVRPGTVVEFMHGDQPQLAWVLEESSGKLRLLTINKREMKLPAARLLPWQGPALSAEVSRQDVQNILNERQEARGEIQAGLDVMELWELAQGEVESAPLSWFADLLWEEWDEDRLAALGRAMLQAKTHFKFRPPVFEVWPAEKVEQKLRQQAEEKEREAITGAGQTLLAELWGAYNQGRKPRLPELAPDLADGLARILKGKVGETLYEEDRKIWTAIAKGLPDVPHLALLLAQTWGVLPPHHNYHLDEAEYAWGDGWSESFISEIEDLETRFSNQAQTPEIEDAVSIDASTTRDIDDAFCIARHGTGYRLTIVLARPEAHWTFGSDLDRAVLHRVSSLYLPEGTSHMMPERLGTGLYSLLEGQARPALVTDFFLDADGVLEKVAPRTAWVRIRANTTYEDAERAIAERTDPSLLLAHDLATHLLERRLASGACVIRKPEPMVSLTGSGAATEVNIDLKTPSLRSELLVSEFMILANSGLALWARDNDVPLLHRTQDIALPPESAGIFTEPAEILRSVKLLLPPTLETAPKRHAALGVPAYAPITSPLRRYTDFINMAQVDSFLASGAPRLDRDELDQLITHLNMRIQAVSAVQRFRPRYWKLVYLAKRRREFQPAVLVDEAGPMATLAMPHLQVNVRAPKKMLGDKLYPGQKFMINFSRIDPLTNEIRLSEALEE; this is translated from the coding sequence ATGGCTAAACCAATCTCCCTCGGTCCCACGGTCCGCCCCGGCACGGTGGTGGAATTCATGCACGGCGACCAGCCCCAGCTCGCCTGGGTGCTCGAGGAGTCGTCCGGCAAGCTCCGCCTGCTGACCATCAACAAGCGCGAGATGAAGCTGCCCGCCGCCCGGCTGCTGCCGTGGCAGGGCCCGGCGCTGTCCGCCGAGGTCTCGCGCCAGGACGTCCAGAACATCCTGAACGAGCGCCAGGAGGCGCGCGGCGAGATCCAGGCCGGGCTGGACGTCATGGAGCTGTGGGAACTGGCCCAGGGCGAGGTGGAGTCCGCGCCCCTGTCGTGGTTCGCGGACCTCCTCTGGGAGGAGTGGGACGAGGACCGCCTGGCCGCCCTGGGACGGGCCATGCTCCAGGCCAAGACCCACTTCAAGTTCCGCCCGCCCGTGTTCGAGGTCTGGCCCGCCGAAAAGGTGGAGCAGAAGCTCCGGCAGCAGGCCGAGGAAAAGGAGCGCGAGGCCATCACCGGCGCGGGACAGACCCTGCTCGCCGAGCTCTGGGGGGCCTACAACCAGGGCCGCAAGCCGCGCCTGCCCGAGCTTGCGCCCGACCTGGCCGACGGGCTCGCCCGCATCCTCAAGGGCAAGGTCGGCGAGACCCTGTACGAGGAGGACCGCAAGATCTGGACGGCCATCGCCAAGGGGCTGCCCGACGTGCCGCACCTGGCCCTGCTCCTGGCCCAGACCTGGGGAGTGCTGCCGCCCCACCACAACTACCACCTGGACGAGGCGGAGTACGCCTGGGGCGACGGGTGGTCGGAATCCTTCATCAGTGAAATCGAAGATTTGGAGACGCGCTTTTCCAATCAAGCCCAGACGCCCGAGATCGAGGACGCGGTGTCCATCGACGCCAGCACCACGCGGGACATCGACGACGCCTTTTGCATAGCGAGGCACGGTACGGGCTACCGGCTGACCATCGTCCTGGCCCGGCCCGAGGCCCACTGGACCTTCGGCTCGGACCTGGACAGGGCGGTCCTGCACCGGGTGTCCAGCCTGTACCTGCCCGAGGGCACCAGCCACATGATGCCCGAGCGGCTCGGCACCGGTCTGTACTCCCTGCTCGAAGGGCAGGCGCGCCCGGCGCTGGTCACGGACTTCTTCCTGGACGCGGACGGCGTGCTCGAAAAGGTCGCGCCGCGCACGGCCTGGGTCCGCATCAGGGCCAACACCACCTACGAGGACGCGGAACGGGCCATCGCAGAGCGCACCGACCCGTCCCTGCTGCTGGCCCACGACCTGGCCACCCATTTGCTGGAGCGGCGGCTGGCCTCGGGGGCCTGCGTCATCCGCAAACCCGAGCCCATGGTCAGCCTGACCGGCAGCGGCGCGGCCACCGAGGTGAACATCGACCTGAAGACGCCGAGCCTGCGCTCGGAGCTCCTCGTCAGCGAATTCATGATCCTGGCCAACTCGGGGCTGGCCCTGTGGGCGCGGGACAACGACGTGCCCCTGCTCCACCGCACCCAGGACATCGCCCTGCCCCCGGAGTCCGCGGGCATCTTCACCGAGCCCGCCGAAATACTGCGCTCGGTCAAGCTGCTCCTGCCGCCCACCCTGGAGACCGCGCCCAAGCGGCATGCGGCCCTGGGCGTCCCGGCCTACGCGCCCATCACCTCGCCGCTGCGGCGCTACACCGATTTCATCAACATGGCCCAGGTGGATTCGTTCCTGGCCTCGGGCGCGCCGCGCCTGGACCGCGACGAGCTGGACCAGCTGATCACCCACCTGAACATGCGCATCCAGGCGGTGAGCGCGGTGCAGCGGTTCCGCCCCCGGTACTGGAAGCTGGTCTACCTGGCCAAGCGCCGCCGCGAGTTCCAGCCCGCCGTGCTGGTGGACGAGGCCGGGCCCATGGCCACCCTGGCCATGCCACACCTCCAGGTCAACGTGCGCGCGCCCAAGAAGATGCTCGGCGACAAGCTCTATCCGGGCCAGAAGTTCATGATAAACTTCTCGCGCATCGACCCGCTGACCAACGAAATCCGACTGAGCGAGGCCCTGGAGGAATAG
- a CDS encoding phosphoribosylaminoimidazolecarboxamide formyltransferase — protein MSDLKKMYHTLQQDPFPADMKLTLGDQELVFRKRTWEIDGQTKGLRYGENPDQPAALYELAQGQLEIGGVKFIGAGQGLVSALTEEHMLQAGKHPGKTNLTDVDNALNILQYLSAKPAALILKHNNPCGAAWTDEGVAVALKRAFEADRIAAFGGAVVVNRKLDLATAELINSVYFEVVAAPEFDADALAVLKKKKNLRILEIPGIAELEKLSRTPFLDIKSLSDGGMVLQFSFRNAILSADDFLPAEAEKDGNAFVARAPSRQEADDLLFAWAVEAGVTSNSVIFARDGVTTAIGTGEQDRVGCVLLAVTKAYIKYADLLASKELGKSLFELKLAAIKDPEMKKQLDDIDRRTEEARGGLPGSVVVSDGFFPFRDGVDLCIDQGVTAIAQPGGSIRDHEVIQAVNEATPQVAMVFTGQRSFKH, from the coding sequence ATGAGCGATCTGAAGAAAATGTACCACACCTTGCAGCAGGACCCGTTCCCTGCGGACATGAAGCTGACCCTGGGCGACCAGGAACTGGTCTTCCGGAAACGGACCTGGGAGATCGACGGCCAGACCAAGGGGTTGCGCTACGGCGAGAACCCGGACCAGCCCGCCGCGCTCTACGAGCTGGCTCAGGGGCAGCTTGAGATCGGCGGGGTCAAGTTCATCGGCGCGGGCCAGGGACTGGTCTCCGCCCTGACCGAGGAGCACATGCTCCAGGCGGGCAAGCACCCCGGCAAGACCAACCTGACCGACGTGGACAACGCCCTGAACATCCTGCAGTACCTGTCCGCCAAGCCGGCCGCGCTCATTCTCAAGCACAACAACCCCTGCGGGGCCGCCTGGACCGACGAGGGCGTGGCCGTGGCGCTCAAGCGCGCCTTCGAGGCCGACCGCATCGCCGCCTTCGGCGGGGCCGTGGTGGTCAACCGCAAGCTCGACCTGGCCACGGCCGAGTTGATCAACTCCGTGTATTTCGAGGTGGTTGCCGCGCCCGAGTTCGACGCCGACGCGCTCGCCGTGCTGAAAAAGAAAAAGAACCTGCGCATCCTGGAGATTCCGGGCATCGCCGAGCTGGAGAAGCTGTCCCGGACACCGTTCCTGGACATCAAGTCCCTGTCCGACGGCGGCATGGTCCTGCAGTTCTCCTTCCGCAACGCCATCCTGTCCGCGGACGACTTTCTCCCGGCCGAGGCCGAGAAGGACGGCAACGCCTTCGTGGCCCGCGCCCCCTCCAGGCAGGAGGCGGACGACCTGCTCTTCGCCTGGGCCGTTGAGGCCGGCGTGACCTCCAACTCCGTGATCTTCGCCCGCGACGGCGTGACCACGGCCATCGGCACCGGCGAGCAGGACCGCGTGGGCTGCGTGCTCCTGGCCGTGACCAAGGCGTACATCAAGTACGCGGACCTGCTGGCCTCCAAGGAACTGGGCAAGTCCCTGTTCGAGCTCAAGCTGGCGGCCATCAAGGACCCGGAGATGAAGAAGCAGCTCGACGACATCGACAGGCGCACCGAGGAGGCGCGCGGCGGCCTGCCCGGCTCCGTGGTGGTTTCGGACGGGTTCTTCCCGTTCCGCGACGGCGTGGACCTGTGCATCGACCAGGGCGTGACCGCCATCGCCCAGCCCGGCGGCTCCATCCGCGATCACGAGGTCATCCAGGCGGTCAACGAGGCCACGCCGCAGGTGGCCATGGTCTTCACCGGGCAGCGCTCCTTCAAGCACTAA
- the plsY gene encoding glycerol-3-phosphate 1-O-acyltransferase PlsY, with protein sequence MTFIFWALFAYVLGSIPFGLVIARSACGIDPRKDGSKNTGATNVARLCGMKFGIATLACDVLKGLLPVLFAASWVESPFALSLIALAAILGHVFSCFMRFKGGKAVATTVGAFLGLAFWPALVCIVLCLLMVWLTGHVSMGSLTFALSLPVLMLLSGNFAYIPVALAVMLILFWRHRENIRRLARGEENPWLKKG encoded by the coding sequence ATGACCTTCATCTTCTGGGCCCTGTTCGCCTATGTCCTCGGCTCCATCCCCTTCGGGCTGGTCATCGCCAGATCGGCGTGCGGCATAGACCCCAGGAAGGACGGCAGCAAAAACACGGGCGCCACCAACGTGGCCCGGCTGTGCGGCATGAAGTTCGGCATCGCCACCCTGGCCTGCGACGTGCTCAAGGGGCTGCTGCCCGTGCTCTTCGCCGCGTCCTGGGTCGAGTCCCCCTTCGCCCTGTCCCTGATCGCCCTGGCGGCCATCCTCGGCCACGTCTTTTCCTGCTTCATGCGCTTCAAGGGCGGCAAGGCCGTGGCCACCACGGTGGGCGCGTTCCTGGGCCTGGCCTTCTGGCCCGCGCTGGTCTGCATCGTCCTGTGCCTGCTCATGGTCTGGCTGACCGGCCACGTGTCCATGGGCTCCCTGACCTTCGCCCTGTCCCTGCCCGTGCTCATGCTCCTGTCCGGCAACTTCGCCTACATCCCGGTGGCCCTGGCCGTCATGCTCATCCTGTTCTGGCGGCACAGGGAAAACATCCGGCGGCTGGCCCGGGGCGAGGAAAACCCCTGGCTCAAGAAGGGATAG